A region of the Serinicoccus profundi genome:
CGTCGTCTGGGGCACCGCCTGGGTGTCCTCCGGCCGACTCACCGGCGAGCTGCGCTCCGACGTCGTCGGCGTCGCCGCGGCCCTCACGGCCCTGGTCGTCCTCGGCCTCGGGGTGTGGGCGGTCGCCCGCCGCCGTGGGGCGACACCCCAGACCGTCCGCTGACCCCACCCTGCCCCCACCCACCCCTTCCGACAGGCCATCACCCGCCGTGAGCGACCACCGACCTACCGCTGCCGTCATCGGCGCCCGGCATCGCCGGGCTGAGCGCGGCATACCACCTGCGGCGCACCCACCGGGTGCTCCTGCTGGAGGCCGATGACCGTCTCGGCGGGCACGCCGACACCCACGACGTCACGAGCCCGCAGGGCACCGACCTGCGCATCGACTCTGGGTTCATCGTGCACAACGACAAGACCTACCCGATGCTGCGCCGGATCTTCGCCGAGCTCGACATCCCCACGCAGGAGACGGAGATGTCGATGTCGATCACCTGCGACGAGTGCGGGCTCTCCTTCGCCGGCGCCAAGGGCATCAGCGGCCTGCTGGCGCAACCGACTCGGCTCCTGGACGGCCGCTACCGGCGGCTCCTGCGGGAGGTGCCCCGCTTCCACCAAGCGGCGCTCGCCGAGCTGGCCGACGCGCGGCGGGGCGAGGCGGCGCCCATCACCTGGGGCGGCTTCCTGCAGCGGGAGTCCTTCGACCCCTACTTCGTCCACCACTACGCCATCCCGCTCATCTCGTGCGTGTGGTCCTCCGGCCACGACGACGCCGCGGCCTACCCCGCGCACCACCTCTTCGAGTTCCTCGACCACCACGGCCTGCTCACCATCGGTGGGTCGCCGACCTGGCGCACGGTCGTCGGCGGCAGCCGGGTCTACGTCGAGGCGATCCGCTCCGCGCTTCTCGCCTCGGGCGCCACCGTGCGCACCGGAGCCCCCGTCCGGGGCATCGTCCGGCACGGCGACGGGGTGGACCTCACCATCGGTGGCGACGCCCCCGGGACCGAGCAGGTCGACCGCGTCGTGCTGGCCACGCACGCCGACGTGGCGCTGGAGATGCTCACCGACGCGACCGACGCCGAGCGCGCCGACCTGGCCTCGATCCGCTACTCGGTCAACCCGACCGTGCTGCATACCGACACCGCGGTGCTGCCGACCGCGCGCCGGGCCCGGGCCTCGTGGAACTACCGCCTCACCGGGTGCGCCGCCCGCGACGACCGGGTGCTCGTGAGCTACTGGATGAACAACCTGCACCGGCTGGACCCCGACGACGTCGCGGGCACCGACTACGTCGTCACCCTCAACCACGTCGGCCGGGTCGACCCCGGTCGGGTGCTGGTGGAGCGGCAGTACGCCCATCCGGTCTTCACGCACGAGGCGATCGAGGCGGCGGCGCGACTGCGCGAGGCGGGAGGGCCGCGCCTGGCCTTCGCCGGTGCGCACCTGGGGTGGGGCTTCCACGAGGACGGCGCGCGGTCTGGTCTCGGGGCGGTGCACAAGCTGGAAGGGGAGCTCGAGCTCGGCGGCGTGGCATGAGCCCGCTGGCCCTCGAACCGACCCGGGTCCCGGCCCTGGTCGTCGGCACGGTGGCCCACACCCGCCACCGGCCGGTGCGGCACGCCTTCCGCTACCGCGCCTACCAGTGGCTCGTGGACGTCGACGACCTGCCGGAGCACCACCTGCCGCGGTCCTGGCGCTGGGCCAGCCGGTTCAGCGCCGAGGACCACCTCGACGAGGGTCGCCTCGGCGGCGGCATCCGCGGTGACGTCACCCGTTTCCTCGCCCACCGTGGCGTCGAGCTGGAGCCCACCGACCGGGTCCTCATGCTGGCCAACGCCCGGGTCCTGGGCTACGTCTTCGACCCGCTCACCGTCTTCTGGTGCCTCGACCGCGACGACCGGGTGCGCGCTGTGGTGTTCGAGGTCCACAACACCTACGGCGAGCGCCACGCCTACCTCCTCGACGTCGACGAGGACGGTCGCTCGGGCATGGACAAGGCGTTCTACGTCTCGCCCTTCAACGACGTCTCGGGCCGGTATGCCGTGTCCCTGCGGCTGACCCCCGGCCGGGTCGCGGTGAGCATCGGGCTCGATCGCGACGGCGAGCGCGTCATCACGGCGGTGACCGACGGCCTACCCGAGCCGGCGACACCCCGCTCCCTGCGCCGGGTGGCGCTGCGGCACGCCCTCATGCCGCAGGTCGTCACCCTGCTCATCCGCCTGCACGGTCTGCGCCTGTGGCGCAAGCTGCCGCTGCAGGCACGTCCCCCCCACCCGAAGGAGGCTGTCCGATGACCGGACCCGCACCGATCCCCGTCCGCACCGACCCCGTGGGCCGGGCCCGCGCCGCGGCCGCGCGCCGGGTCATGGACCAGGTGCTGCGCCGGGTCGAGATCGAGGTGCTCACCGACCCTGCCGCGCCGGCACCGGCCGACCGTCCGGCCATCGTCATGCACGACGCGGAGAGCTTCTACGCCCGGCTGGGCGCCTCGCACAAGGTGGCGGTCGGCGAGGGCTACACCGAGGGCGACTGGAGCCCGGCGCCCGGCCACGACCTGGCCGCCGTGCTCATGCCCTTCGCCGAGCGCCTCTCCGACGGCCTGCCCGGGCCGGTGCGGGCCCTGCGCCACCTGGCCGACCAGGCCTTGCCGCGCTCGACGCGCAACACGATGACCGGGTCGCGGCGCAACATCGAGTCGCACTACGACCTGTCCAACGAGATGTTCACGGCCTTCCTCGACGAGTCGATGACCTACTCCTGCGCGCTCTTCGACGAGAACGAGCCGTGGGAGGCCCAGACCCTCGCCGACGCCCAGCTGCGCAAGGTCGACGCGGCCCTGGACCGCGCCGGTGTCCGGGACGGCACGCGGCTGCTGGAGATCGGGACCGGCTGGGGCACCCTGGCCATGCGGGCGGCGTAGCGCGGCGCGCAGGTGCTGACGATCACCCTGTCGCGGGAGCAGGCGGCGCTCGCCGAGAAGCGGATCGCCGAGGCCGGCCTGGCCGACCGGGTCGAGGTCCGGCTGCAGGACTACCGCGAGGTCGAGGGGGAGTTCGACGCCGCCGTGGTCTCGGTCGAGATGGTGGAGGCGGTCGGTGAGGAGTTCTGGCCGACCTACTTCGCCACGATCGACGCGCGGCTGGCCCCGGGCGGCACCGCGGTGGTGCAGGCGATCACCCTGCCGCACGACCGCTACCTGTCGACCCGTAACACCTACGGCTGGATCCAGAAGTACATCTTCCCCGGCGGGGCCCTGCCGAGCGTGGACGCCATCGAGCGCACCTGCACGGCGCACACGGGTCTGCGACTGCGGGAGTTCCACGCCTTCGGCCAGCACTACGCCGAGACGTTGCGCCGGTGGCGGACGACCTTCCTCGCGGCCTGGCCGACCGTGCAGGACCTCGGCTTCGACGAGCGGTTCCGGCGGATCTGGGAGTTCTACTTCGCCTACTGCCAGGCCGGTTTCACGGCGGGCTCGATCGACGTGGGCCAGGTCGTCCTCAGCCGGCCGACCCGCGGCCCGGTGGCCGCGGGCTGAGGCGGGGCGGGCACCCGCCCGCACCCCGGGTGGGCACGAGAGTCCGGGCCCGCACGAGGTATGCCCCGGGCCGCAGGTGCGGCGCCGGGGCATGTCTCGTGGTGCTGGGCGCCCCGAAGTCCCTGTCGGGGGCCGGTGGTCGCGGCGTTGAGCGCCGGGCGACCCGGAGGAGGTGTTGCGTGACACGTCACACCCTCCATCTGGCGCCAAGGAGCATCATGCTGCACAATGTTTGTCAAAGGATTGTCGGAGGCGAGCTTGAGGAGGCACGACGGTGCCGCGTGAGACAGGGTGGGGAGCGTGAATCCGGTCACAGAGCTGCGTGCCTTCCTGCGGGCCGCCCTGGTCACGCCGGTGCCGCGCGACCACCGTGACCCGCCGCAGGTCCTGCGCCGCCGGCGCGTCGTGTCGGTCCTCACCCTGCTGGCCGGCGCCGCCCTGCTGTGGTGGTCGCTGCAGCTCGAGCCGGGCAACCCGTGGTTCTACCTCGGCACGACCGCCCTCGCGGGCGTGTGGGTCGTGGGGGCCTTCGCGTCCGGGCGTCTCTACCTCGGCCGGGGGCATACCCGTGGCGGCCACTACGCCCGGCCGATCGTGCAGTCGCTGGCCCTGGGGCTCCTGCTGCTCGCGCTCTTCCTCGCCGGCGCCCTGGTCGTGGCCCGCGTCCCGGTGCTGGCCGGGCCGGTCGACGACCTGCTCGACCACGCGAGGTTCGCCTCCCTGCCGCTCGTCCTGCTCATCACCGTGGTCAACGGCATCGCCGAGGAGATCTTCTTCCGCGGCGCGCTCTACGCCGCGATCCCGCAACGGTGGACGGTGCTCGCCACCACCGCCGTGTATGCCCTCGCCACCGTCGGCTCCGGCGTGCCCCTCCTCGTCTTCGCCGCCGTCGTCATCGGCCTCGTGTGCGGGCTGCAGCGCCGGGTCACCGGCGGGATCCTCGGCCCGGCCATCACGCACGTCACCTGGTCCGCCGGGATGCTCCTGCTCCTCCCTCCCCTCCTACAGATCGTGAGCTGACCCATGACCGCATCGACCCCTGACACGCGACGGGCCCTGGTGACCGGGGCCACCGGCTACATCGGCGGGCTCATGGTGCCGCGCCTGCTGGAGGCCGGGCATACCGTCCGCGTGCTCACCCGCTCGGCCGACAAGCTCCCGCAGGAGTGGGCGGACCGGGTGCAGGTCAGCGAGGGTGACGCGAGCGAGCGCTCCGACCTCGAGTCCGCGCTCGCCGACGTCGACCTGGCCTACTACTTCATCCACTCGATGGACGGCTCGGGCGACTTCGTGGAGCGCGACCGCAGGTTGGCTCGCGAGTTCGGTCGTGCGGCGCGGGAGGCCGGTGTCGGGCGGATCGTCTACCTCTCCGGGCTGCACCCCCAGGGCAAGCTCTCCAAGCATCTGGCCTCCCGGGTCGAGGTCGGCGAGATCCTCATGGCCTCCGGTGTCCCGACCGCCGTCCTCCAGGCGGCCACCGTCATCGGGTCGGGCTCGGCGAGCTTCGAGATGCTGCGCCACCTCACCAAGCGGCTGCCGGTCATGGTGGCCCCCAAGTGGCTCAAGAACCGGATCCAGCCGATCGGGATCGACGACGTGCTGCACTACCTCGTGGCCGCCGCCGACCTGCCCCCGGAGGTCAACCGCACCTTCGACATCGGCGGCCCCGACGTGCTGACCTACCGCGCGATGATGCAGGGCTTCGCGGAGGAGACCGGCCTGGCGCACCGGCTCATCGTCACCGTGCCGGTGCTCACCCCGTGGTTGGCCAGCCACTGGGTCGGCCTGGTCACCCCGGTCGACGCGGGGGTCGCCAAGCCGCTCGTCGGCTCGCTGGTCCACGAGGTCGTGTGCCAGGAGGACGACCTGCGCGACCTCGTCGGTGCACCCCCCGGCGGGGCGACGCCCTACCGCGACGCGGTCCGCGCCGCCGTGGGTGGGGCCCGTCGGTAGGTCCGGGAGCGCGTGGCCGGGCCACTCTTCTGCGTGATCGTGCGCTAATCTGCCTCCAAGTCATCACAAACACTCACGACGATAGTGGGGAGGAGGCCCCGTGGCCGCTGCGGACCGCGCCAGGCTGCCCGCCGTCGGCATCGACATCGGCGGCACCCGGACGAAGTCGGTGGCCCTGACCCGCGGGGGTGACGAGGGGCTGGACCGCGCCACCCACGTCGTGCACGACACCCCGGACGACCTCGGTGCGGGCCTCGTCGACCACGTCCGCCGCATCCTGCGCGACCTCGACGTGACACCGGCCCGGCTCGGGGTCGTGGTCCCCGGGCTCGTCGACGACCGGGCGGGTCAGGTGCAGTGGGCCGCCAACGTCGGGCTGCGCGACCTCGACCTGCGGGCCCTGCTCACCCGAGAGCTCCAGCTCCCGGTCGCCGTCGGGCACGACGTGCGGGCCGGGCTGCTGGGCGAGCACCGCTTCGGTGCCGCCCGAGGCGTCGACGACGTGCTCTTCGTCCCCGTCGGGACCGGGTTGGCCGGGGCCCTGCTCACCGGCGGGCGCCTGGTCACGGGGTCGGTCTGGACCGGCGAGATCGGCCACGTCGTCGTCGACCCCGAGGGGCCGCCGTGCGGGTGCGGTGGGCGGGGCTGCCTCGAGGCGGTCGCCAGCGCGGGAGCCCTCGGCCGGCTCTGGAGCGAGACGACCGGCGCCCGGCGCGACGCCCGGGATCTCCTCGGGGCGGTCGGCGCCGGTGACTCCCGCGCCCAGCGCCTCCTCGACGCGGCGGTGGGGGCGTTGGCGGGGGTGCTGGCCCCGGTGGTCGCTGCGGCCGGCACCGAGCGGGTCATCCTCGGCGGCGGGCTGGCGCAGGCCGGGGAGAGGCTCCGGGAGCCGGTCGACGCGCGCCTGCGGGCGCTGCTGCCCGGCCGCACGGTGCAGGTGCGGCTCGCTTCGCTGGGCGACCGCGCCGCCGCCCTCGGCGCCCTGGTCCTCGGGCAGGAGCAGGAGCAGGTGACGGCGTGATCGTCACGCTCACGCCCAACCCGGCGATCGACCTCACCTACCGGGTCGACCGGCTGCACGTGGGGGAGTCCGCCCGCGTCGACGCCCCGGCCCGACGGGCGGGGGGCAAAGGGGTCAACACCGCGGCGGTGCTCACCCTCATGGGGGTCCCGGCGCTCTCGGTCGTGCACCTCGACGCGGCGACGGCGTCGTGGTGGGGGGCGCAGCTGGAGGAGCGGGGGATCGGCTCCCGCGTCGTGGTCGTGGACGACCCCTACCGGACCGGCGCCAGCGTCGCCGTCGTGGACGATCAGGGCGCCGCGACGGTCCTCAACGAGCCTGGTGCGGCTCCGCCGCCGCAGGTATGGCGTGCGCTGTCGGGTCTCGTCCTGGAGCAGCTGGAGCACCCTGCCGACCCCGGCAGCCGCCACGTGCTCGCCCTCTGCGGGAGCCTGCCCGAGGGGCTGGCCCCGGCGGCCGTCGGGGCGCTGGTCGCCGAGGCCGGGCGGCGCTGGGCGGCGGTCGTCGTCGACGGCTCGGCGCGGCCCTGGAGGCCGCCCTGCCCGCGCGCCCGGCCGTGGTCAAGCCCAACCAGGCCGAGGCCGCCGCCACCACCGGGCGAGGTCGACCCGGTGGCCTCCGCCAGGGCGCTGGTGGCCGCTGGTGCGCGAGCCGCGCTCATCAGCTGCGGTGCGGACGGCGTCGTGCTCGTCTCCGGGGAGGGGGCCGCGGAGGTGGTGCGGACCGCACGCCCCGGCGAGCGACTCACCGGCAACCCGGCCGGTGCCGGGGACGCCGCGACCGCGGCGGTCGCCGCCCACCTGGCCGGCGTCGGCATACCGGACCACGACGCGCTGCTGCGCGACGTCGTCGCGTGGTCGGCGGCCGCCGTGCTCTCCCCGCTGGCCGGTGACCTCGACCCCGCCGACGTGGCCCGGCAGCGGCCACTCGTCCGGCTCGACGGGCCACCCCCGACCTCCGCGTGACCCTCAGACCCCCAGCAGATCTCCCCTGGAGCCGACCATGCCCCTGAGCACCCTCACCCCGATCCTGCGGCGCGCCCGTGAGAAGGGTCAGGGGGTCGCGGCGTTCAACGTCATCCAGCTCGAGGACGCCGAGGCCTACGTCGCGGCAGCCGAGGAGGCTGGACGGCCCATGGTCCTGCAGATCAGCGAGAACTGCGTGCGCTACCACGGCAGTCTGCGCCCCCTGGCGCTCGCCTCGCTGGCCCTGGCCGAGGCATGCGCCCAGCCCGTCGTGGTCCACCTCGACCACGCCGAGAGCACCGATCTCGTCCGGGAGGCGGTCGAGCTCGGTCTGTCCTCCGTGATGTTCGACGGGTCCCACCTCGACGACGAGCAGAACCGCCGGGTCACCGCGCAGATGGTTCAGCTGTGCCACGCTGCGGGGGTCAGCATCGAGGCCGAGCTGGGGGAGGTCGGCGGCAAGGACGGCGTCCACGCCCCCGGGGTGCGGACCGACCCCGGTGACGCCGCGCGCTTCGTGGCCGACACCGGCGTCGACGCGCTCGCCGTCGCGGTCGGCAGCTCCCACGCGATGACCACCCGGACCGCCGCGCTGGACCTCGACCTCATCGACGAGCTGGCCCGCCGCGTCCCGGTGCCGCTGGTGCTGCACGGCTCCTCCGGGGTCGCCGACGACGGGCTCGCCGCGGCCGTGCGCGTCGGGATGACCAAGATCAACCTCGCCACCCACCTCAACGTCGTCCTCACCGAGGCGATCCGCTCGACGCTGGTCTCCACGGACACCGTCGACCCCCGGCGTTACCTCGGTGCCGGCCGGTCCGCGGTGTGCAGGGGGAGGCGCGGCGTCTGCTCGCGCTGCTGGCGGGCCCGGAGCAGGGGGCGGCACCCCCGCGCTGAGGCGGGCGCGTGAGGCGTCGGCACGAGTCGCCTCTGTCGGTGCGGCACCGTAGGGTCAGGGCGATGATTCGGTTCGAGTCCGTGACCAAGCGGTACCCCGACGGCACCACCGCCGTGGACGACCTGTCCCTGGAGGTGCCGCGGGGCGACATCACCGTCTTCGTGGGCCCGTCGGGCTGCGGCAAGACCACGAGCCTGCGCATGATCAACCGCATGGTCGAGCCGACCGAGGGGCGGATCCTCATCAACGACGAGGACGTCGCGCAGCGCAAGCCGGCCCAGCTGCGCCGCTCGATCGGCTACGTCATCCAGCACGCCGGGCTGTTCCCGCACCGCACCGTCCTGGCCAACGTCATGACGGTGCCGACCCTCATCGGGTGGGACAAGGGGCGGGCCCGGACCGCCGCGATGGAGGCGATCGAGAAGGTCGGTCTCACCGCCGACCAGGCCTCGCGCTACCCCGCCCAGCTCTCCGGCGGTCAGCAGCAGCGCGTGGGCGTCGCCCGGGCGCTCGCCAGCGACCCTGAGGTCGTCCTCATGGACGAGCCGTTCAGCGCGGTCGACCCGCTGGTCCGCACCGACCTCCAGAACGAGGTCCGACGCCTGCAGCGCGAGCTCGGCATCACCGTCGTCCTCGTCACCCACGACATCGACGAGGCGATCAGCCTCGGCGACCACGTCGCGGTGATGCGCCAGGGCGGCCACCTGGCCCAGCTCGCGACCCCCGGCGAGCTGCTCACCGAGCCCGCCGACGACTTCGTCGCGAGCTTCGTCGGCAAGGACCGCGGCTACCGCAAGCTCGGCTTCACCGAGGCCCGGATCCAGCCCGGCCCGGAGGCGACGGTCACCCTGGGTGAGGACGTCGCCGCAGGGCGAGGCTGGGTGCTCGTCGTCGACGAGGCCCAGGAACCGCTGGGGTGGGTGGACCGCGACGGCTCGGGCGGCCCGGTGCGCCAGGAGGAGCTGCACCGTATGGGGTCGCTCGCCGACGTCGGTGACAGCGCCCGGGTGTTCCTCGACGCCGCGCTGTCGGCGCCGTCCGGTCGCGGCGTCGTCGTCGAGGGTGGCCGCGTCGTCGGGACGGTGCGGGCCCAGCAGGTCCTCGAGGCCCTGGGGCGCGCGTGATCGGCGGGGTGGCCTGGTCCACGATCGGGGACCTCCTGCTGCGCCACCTCTACCTCGCCGGGGTGCCGCTGCTGCTGGGTCTGCTCATCAGCCTCCCGCTCGGGTGGCTGGCGACGCGCTACCGCTGGGTGGCGCCGCCGATGATCGCGGGCACCGGCCTGCTCTACACCATCCCGTCGCTGGCGTTGTTCATCCTGCTGCCGCTGGTGCTGGGCACCCGGG
Encoded here:
- a CDS encoding NAD(P)/FAD-dependent oxidoreductase; translated protein: MLLLEADDRLGGHADTHDVTSPQGTDLRIDSGFIVHNDKTYPMLRRIFAELDIPTQETEMSMSITCDECGLSFAGAKGISGLLAQPTRLLDGRYRRLLREVPRFHQAALAELADARRGEAAPITWGGFLQRESFDPYFVHHYAIPLISCVWSSGHDDAAAYPAHHLFEFLDHHGLLTIGGSPTWRTVVGGSRVYVEAIRSALLASGATVRTGAPVRGIVRHGDGVDLTIGGDAPGTEQVDRVVLATHADVALEMLTDATDAERADLASIRYSVNPTVLHTDTAVLPTARRARASWNYRLTGCAARDDRVLVSYWMNNLHRLDPDDVAGTDYVVTLNHVGRVDPGRVLVERQYAHPVFTHEAIEAAARLREAGGPRLAFAGAHLGWGFHEDGARSGLGAVHKLEGELELGGVA
- a CDS encoding DUF1365 domain-containing protein, with the protein product MSPLALEPTRVPALVVGTVAHTRHRPVRHAFRYRAYQWLVDVDDLPEHHLPRSWRWASRFSAEDHLDEGRLGGGIRGDVTRFLAHRGVELEPTDRVLMLANARVLGYVFDPLTVFWCLDRDDRVRAVVFEVHNTYGERHAYLLDVDEDGRSGMDKAFYVSPFNDVSGRYAVSLRLTPGRVAVSIGLDRDGERVITAVTDGLPEPATPRSLRRVALRHALMPQVVTLLIRLHGLRLWRKLPLQARPPHPKEAVR
- a CDS encoding CPBP family intramembrane glutamic endopeptidase codes for the protein MNPVTELRAFLRAALVTPVPRDHRDPPQVLRRRRVVSVLTLLAGAALLWWSLQLEPGNPWFYLGTTALAGVWVVGAFASGRLYLGRGHTRGGHYARPIVQSLALGLLLLALFLAGALVVARVPVLAGPVDDLLDHARFASLPLVLLITVVNGIAEEIFFRGALYAAIPQRWTVLATTAVYALATVGSGVPLLVFAAVVIGLVCGLQRRVTGGILGPAITHVTWSAGMLLLLPPLLQIVS
- a CDS encoding NAD(P)H-binding protein, whose protein sequence is MTASTPDTRRALVTGATGYIGGLMVPRLLEAGHTVRVLTRSADKLPQEWADRVQVSEGDASERSDLESALADVDLAYYFIHSMDGSGDFVERDRRLAREFGRAAREAGVGRIVYLSGLHPQGKLSKHLASRVEVGEILMASGVPTAVLQAATVIGSGSASFEMLRHLTKRLPVMVAPKWLKNRIQPIGIDDVLHYLVAAADLPPEVNRTFDIGGPDVLTYRAMMQGFAEETGLAHRLIVTVPVLTPWLASHWVGLVTPVDAGVAKPLVGSLVHEVVCQEDDLRDLVGAPPGGATPYRDAVRAAVGGARR
- a CDS encoding ROK family protein, translating into MAAADRARLPAVGIDIGGTRTKSVALTRGGDEGLDRATHVVHDTPDDLGAGLVDHVRRILRDLDVTPARLGVVVPGLVDDRAGQVQWAANVGLRDLDLRALLTRELQLPVAVGHDVRAGLLGEHRFGAARGVDDVLFVPVGTGLAGALLTGGRLVTGSVWTGEIGHVVVDPEGPPCGCGGRGCLEAVASAGALGRLWSETTGARRDARDLLGAVGAGDSRAQRLLDAAVGALAGVLAPVVAAAGTERVILGGGLAQAGERLREPVDARLRALLPGRTVQVRLASLGDRAAALGALVLGQEQEQVTA
- a CDS encoding PfkB family carbohydrate kinase; translation: MIVTLTPNPAIDLTYRVDRLHVGESARVDAPARRAGGKGVNTAAVLTLMGVPALSVVHLDAATASWWGAQLEERGIGSRVVVVDDPYRTGASVAVVDDQGAATVLNEPGAAPPPQVWRALSGLVLEQLEHPADPGSRHVLALCGSLPEGLAPAAVGALVAEAGRRWAAVVVDGSARPWRPPCPRARPWSSPTRPRPPPPPGEVDPVASARALVAAGARAALISCGADGVVLVSGEGAAEVVRTARPGERLTGNPAGAGDAATAAVAAHLAGVGIPDHDALLRDVVAWSAAAVLSPLAGDLDPADVARQRPLVRLDGPPPTSA
- a CDS encoding class II fructose-bisphosphate aldolase; protein product: MPLSTLTPILRRAREKGQGVAAFNVIQLEDAEAYVAAAEEAGRPMVLQISENCVRYHGSLRPLALASLALAEACAQPVVVHLDHAESTDLVREAVELGLSSVMFDGSHLDDEQNRRVTAQMVQLCHAAGVSIEAELGEVGGKDGVHAPGVRTDPGDAARFVADTGVDALAVAVGSSHAMTTRTAALDLDLIDELARRVPVPLVLHGSSGVADDGLAAAVRVGMTKINLATHLNVVLTEAIRSTLVSTDTVDPRRYLGAGRSAVCRGRRGVCSRCWRARSRGRHPRAEAGA
- a CDS encoding ABC transporter ATP-binding protein: MIRFESVTKRYPDGTTAVDDLSLEVPRGDITVFVGPSGCGKTTSLRMINRMVEPTEGRILINDEDVAQRKPAQLRRSIGYVIQHAGLFPHRTVLANVMTVPTLIGWDKGRARTAAMEAIEKVGLTADQASRYPAQLSGGQQQRVGVARALASDPEVVLMDEPFSAVDPLVRTDLQNEVRRLQRELGITVVLVTHDIDEAISLGDHVAVMRQGGHLAQLATPGELLTEPADDFVASFVGKDRGYRKLGFTEARIQPGPEATVTLGEDVAAGRGWVLVVDEAQEPLGWVDRDGSGGPVRQEELHRMGSLADVGDSARVFLDAALSAPSGRGVVVEGGRVVGTVRAQQVLEALGRA